CGGCTTCGACCTTCCCGAGATAGACATCGCCCACCATGCGGCGGGCATCGGGCCGATCGACCAGCAACTCCACCAGTTGGCCGTCCTCGAGAATGGCGACCCGCGTTTCGCGCGGTGTCGCATTCACCAGGAGTTCTCGCTTCATTGACGCATACCACGTTCGCAGGGCGCCTGGCGACTCCAGGCACCGAGGCCGCGGTGCAACACGGTGAACCTACGGGATGGCCCGCGCGCGCCGGAGGAGGGGGCCGCGGCACGGACAAACGTCACAGGGCTCCCCCACCAGACCGACCGATCGGACGGACACCTCGCGCCCGCCAACGCGGCCATCCAGCGCGTCGGACTGACCGACCGCAGCAGGAGGCGCAGAACACGGGAATGAACACGGGCATCCGCGATCGACGCACACGAGGTGTGTCGGGCGGTGAGACGCGTACGTGGGTCGGTCGGCGGCGCGCTGGCCCCGGCCGGCCCTCCGCACAAACGCAAACGGCCCGCGAGTCGCGCGGGCCGCCGGCGCCTGAAGCGACGGCTAAAGGAACGGCGTAAGCTACCGTGGGGTGAGGGTTTCCCGCAATGTGGCTGAAGTCGATACTCAAAACTCCTCACCCAAACGCAAAACCCGGAACTGATCAGTCCCGGGTTCTGCGTTCAGGTCGCGAGTCCCGAGTACCTCAGGCCGCCAATCCCTTCAGCAGGTGCCGCGCGATGACCAGACGCTGGATCTCGCTCGTGCCCTCGCCGATTTCACAGATCTTCGCGTCGCGCATGTAGCGCTCCACCGGGTAGTCCTTCGTGTACCCGTAGCCGCCATGGATCTGGATGGCCTTGATGGTGGCGCGCATGGCCAACTCCGAGCAGAACAGCTTGGCCATGGCCGCTTCCTTGCCGAACGGCTTCCCGTTCTGCGACAGCCAGGCGGCATGGTACATGAGGTGACGGCCCGCCTCGATTTCCGTGGCGATGTCACTCAGCTGGAACTGTACGCCCTGGAAGCTCGCAATGGCCGAGCCGAACTGCTTGCGCACGCTGGCGTACTTGAGCGACTCATCGAGCGCCCCCTGGGCGATGCCCAGCGACAGCGCCGCGATGCCGATGCGACCGGCATCGAGCGTCTTCATGAAGTTGATGAAGCCCAGGCCTTCGGTGCCCAGCAAGTTCTCTTCGGGCACTTCCACGTTGTCAAACAGCAGTTCACGGGTGTCCGACGCACGCCAGCCGAGCTTGTCTTCCTTCTTGCCGGCCTTGAAGCCCGGCATGTTGGGCAGCGTGTCGTCATGACCCACACCGAGCACGCGGCAGGCGTCGACGTCCACCGATTCCTTGGTGAGAATGAAGCTCGAGATGCCTTTCGTGCCCGCCGAAGGGTCAGTCACGGCCGTGACCACGAAGACCTCACCAACGCCCGCGTGCGTGATGAAACGCTTGCTGCCGTTGAGGATGTAACGGTCGCCCTTCTTCACGGCCGTGGTACGCGTACCGCCGGCGTCGCTGCCTGCCGCTTCCTCGGTGAGGCCGAAGCCGCCGAGCACCTTGCCGCTGGCCAGGAGTGGCACATAGCGCTCGAGCTGCGACTTCGTACCGAAGTTGACGATGGGCGAGGTGCCCAGCGTGGTGTGGGCGCTGATGGTGATCGAGTGCGACGCGCAGACCTTGGCCAGCTCTTCGATGGCGATCATGAAGCTGATCGTATCGAAGCCGGCGCCGCCAAGCTCTTCGGACCACGGCACACCAAGCAGACCAAGCTCGCCCATCTTCTTCACGTTCTCCCAGGGGAACGTCGAGGCTTCGTCATGCTGCGCCGCGACCGGCGCCACATGCTCGCGCGCGAAGGCGCTGACCATGTCACGAACAGCGAGATGCTGCTCGGAGAAGTACAAACTGTCGTCCATTGCCGACGGTGGGTTCAGGGCAGGTAAAGGAGGGCAACTGCAGGTGGGACCGGTGCCCGCACGTGGCACGCGTCCCCCGCAAGGCTACGCACGAGGCCGGGTGCGCGTTCGCGCGGGCCGTGAACTCTCAAGGGCCGCGGGCGCATTGCTCGTTCCCAGACAGCGATCACAGGCACCGCACGAGGCGCGGGCCTCAGGGTCTCCGAAATAGCGCAGGACGAACGCTCTTCGGCAATAGCGGGTTTGCGCATACCGCTGCATGGCATCGAGTCGACCGAGGTCGGCCTGACGCCGACGCTCCAGCAGCGCCCAGTCCACCGGAATGGTCTGCCCGGTCTGGACTCGTGGATCGATGCGCATGCCACCGCCCGTTGCCGTCCACGTGACGAACTGCTGCGACTCGAGTCGCTCCAGGACCGGGACCAGACCCATCGCACCGCCAAGTCCAGGCGGCAAACCGTCGAGATCCACACTCGCACCAGTCTCCAGACGTTTGCCCACCGCGCGCCAAAGCGCGCGCAGCACTTCCCGATCAAACTCGCGCTCTCCCACCAGTTCGCGCGTGATGCGCGCTGGTGTGGCCAGGAGCCGCACGAACACGCGGCCCGGCGCTGGCGGTTCGATGGTGCACAGGCCATGCGCCATCAGCACTCTGAGCGCGGCGCCCACTTTGCGGTCGCCCACCTTGGGCGGCACGCGCTGCACGAGGTCTTCCAGCGTGAGCGGCGCGAAGCCCGTCGGATCGGCCGCCTGCTGCATCTGCTTCCACACCAGTTCCACCACGCTGCGCTCGGGATGTGCGTTGGCGATGAAGAACTCGTGCGTGAATCGATCGGGATAGCTGTGCAGCAACACACAGGTACTCTGCTTGCCGTCGCGCCCTGCCCGCCCGGCTTCCTGGTAGTACGCTTCCAGCGTACCCGGCATGGCGTGATGCACGACCAGACGCACATCGGGTTTGTCGATGCCCATGCCGAAGGCACTGGTCGCGACGATGACCCGCGCGCGTTCATTCATGAAGGCGTCCTGCGCGCGCTGACGCAGACTGTCGTCGAGGCCCGCGTGATAGGCGGTGGCGCGAATGCGACCGCGCACCAGAGTGGCCGTCACGCGCTCCACCGCCTTGCGGGTGGGCGCATACACAATGGCCGGCCCCTCGGCCTCGCGCAGCCACTGCACCGCCGTGCTGTCCTTGTCGTGCTGCGTGCGCGTGGGCACCACGTGATACGTGAGATTGGTGCGGTCGAAGCCGGCCACCACCACCTCGGGTTCGCGCAGTGCCAACTGCTTGACAATGTCCTGTCGCACATCCGGTGTGGCCGTCGCGGTCAGCGCCACCGTCTGCGGTCCACCCAGCCCGTCGCGAATGCGACCGATGCGCCGGTAGCTGGGCCGGAAGTCATGACCCCACTCACTGATGCAGTGCGCTTCATCCACAGCCAGCAGGGCCACACCAATGTCGGCCAGGCGCTGCATCGTGCGGCCCGCGTCCATGCGCTCCGGCGCCAGATACAGCAGCTTGAGTGAGCCATCGCGCGCCCGCGCCATGCGATCGGACACTTCGTTGCTGCTCAGCGTGCTGTTGATGTAGGCCGCACTGAGTCCGCGTCGCTCGAGCGCCTCCACCTGATCTTTCATGAGGCTGATGAGTGGACTGACCACAATGGTCAGCCCCTCGCGCATGAGCGCCGGCACCTGATAACACAGGCTCTTACCGCCGCCGGTGGGCAGCACCACCAGCGCGTCGCGACCCGACAACACCGCCTGCACCGCACGAACCTGCGGCGGACGGAACTCCGGATAGCCGAAATGCTGCCGCAGCGTGGCGCGCGCCTGATCGAACGCGGCGGACACGTCAGTCTGCGGTATGGAAGTGCGCGAAGCGGACATGCCGCATGCTAAGCACGGGACACGAACGATGCGACATCAATTTGACGCATGCGCCGCGACGTGCCGGTTGTGACGCGAAGGTCGCGAACCGAAGGTCGCGAACCGAAGGTCGCGAACCGAAGGTTGCGACGCCCGCGCGTCACACCGCCCGCGCAAAATGTCCGCGCGTAAACTCGCCGTTGAGCAGGGTCCGCACGGCCATGGCGTCGGCCGACTCGCCAGCCGCCAGCGCATCGAGCTGCTGGCGATAGCCCCGTACGATGGCCTCTATGGGGTCGCCCGGCACGTTGAACAGCAAGTGATAGCCACGCACGCCCTGCGCCCACAGCGCGGGGAGATGCTCACTGCCATCGATGGGGCGCGAATGCAGCAGACGGTTGCGGCAGTTGCTGTCGGTGGCCACCGCGAACGTGTAGCCTGCCGGATCGGTGAGGGACACGTTCGTGTGCTTCTGCACGCAGAGGTCGCGGCAGGTGGTCGGCTCACGCTCGAAGGCCGCACTTAGCACACAGTGCTCAATGGTCATGCCCTCGGTGCGACCATACACCAATACATCGAACCCGCGCCCCTGCCATGGACTCATCACGTCGAGCATTTCGGCCGTGGTGAGCTCAATGGACGCCGTGAGCCTTTGCGCCCCGAGTTCGAACAGCCAGGCGGCCGTGTGCTGATTGAACACGTTGGTAGCGTAGTCTCCAACTACGTGCACGCCCGCCTCGGCCAACTCGGCCAGCAGCCCGACGTGGCCCGTAAGCACCGGCAATCCCAGAGCCAGCCACTTGTCGAGGCGCTTGCGTTCTTCCGGGCGCACGATGGTGGGCGTGCGCAAACGAAGCCCGACGCCCTGCGCCGCCAGTTCATCGCGCAGCGCGGTGACCCGCGTAACCGGGGGCATCGGGTGCCGGAGAAACGGATCGAGCACCACCTCCGTCGCGCCGCCTGCCGCGGCGGCGCGCGCACCGTCGAGATCGTACACAATCGCACGCAGCGCGAGTGGCTCGTCCGCGCGTTCGCTCGCAGCCATCCCGCCCTTCTCGTAAACGGTTACGGCCTCAATGCGCGCCACCTGCTCGGCAATTTGTGATTCGCGAACGGCTTGCTCACTCATGGCCGCCCAACTGCGCTGCTCAAGCAACTGCTCGGTGGCCTGCTGACGCAGCTGGTTGAGCTCACTCACCGGAAGAAAGAGTCCGGCGGCGAGCCCGCTGATGTCCACACTCCCCAGCTTGAACGGCGTCTCGCCGAGGCGGCCGAATTGCTCGCGCAACTGGGTCATGTCGAGCGCGCGCTTGCTGGCCGGTGCCAGCGCCACATCGCCACGCACCGTGACTTCATGCTCGCCGCACTGCCACACCGTCTTGAGCGGCCCACCGGCATGTCCGAAGCAGCGCACATCCACGCGCGTGAGGCCCACGCGCGTTGGAAGCGGTACCGCCGCGTAGCTGGCCTGCGCCGCCGCAAGCAGCGTGGCGTCGCTCGTGCGCACCACCCGCCAGCCTTCGGACACGCGCACCACCCGCGGCCCACTGCGCACATGGACTGCCTGACGGAATACACCGGCACGCGAAGACAGGGTGCGCACCTGCTGTACACTGCCCCCGAGCGACGCTGCAGACCCCTCCTCCGGCGCTTCGAAACCGACGCCGTCGCCAACCGCGAGAGCGCGGGACACTTCGACAATGAGATCCTGTCCCTCCTGCCCCACCACCATGCCAAGTGGCAGACCACGATTGTCGGGCTGCGTGCGCGTGATGTACTCCCGACCCTGACGCCCGCCGTACATGCCGCCGGTGTTGCCGCGGCTGAAGATCTGCACCAGCGGTTCCACAGCATCCGGCGACGGCGCCTGTCCCCGTTCTCCCCGCGCGATGGCGTCGAGCCACCCGCGATAGGCCTTGGTTACGGTGGCCACGTACTCGGGCTTCTTCTTGCGACCTTCCACCTTGAGGCAGCCGACACCGAGATCTGCAATGGCTTCCAGGTGATCGTGCGCCGCCAGATCCTTGGTGCTAATGAGGTAGCCGCGGTCGAGCGTGGCGCCGGTGATCTCATCGTTCAGCGTGTAATCCTTGCGACACGACTGGGCACAGGACCCGCGATTGGCTGAGCGCTCGCTGATCATGCCAGACATGAAGCACTGACCGGAGTACGAGATGCACAGCGCGCCGTGCACGAATGTCTCGAGACTGAGGTCGGGCACTTCCGTGCGGATGGCCCGGATGTCCTCCAGGGTATTCTCCCGCGCCAACACCACGCGCTCAACGCCGAGCCGCTGCATGACGCGTGCACCGGCCACGTCATGAATGGTCATCTGCGTGGAACCGTGCACCTCAAGCTGCGGATACACGCGTTGGATGAGCCGCACCACGCCAAGATCCTGCACAATGGCCGCATCGATGCCGCGGTCCACGCACTCGCCGAGATAGCGCAGGGCTTCGACGAGCTCGTGGGGCTTGATCAGCACATTGAACGTGAGGTACACGCGCACGCCGCGCCCGTGGGCAATGGCGCAGGCCTGTTCCAGCTCGTCGAGGGACAGCTGCGCGCCCTCGTCGCGCGCGTTGTACATGGACGCGCCGAGGTACACGGCATTGGCGCCATTGGCCACGGCGGCCCGTACGGCGTCCAGCGTGCCGGCGGGGGCGAGAAGTTCGGGAACCTGCGACGAGCGGGGCATTCGGAAAATCTAACCACCCCCGAGCGAAGACCGAAGATTTCGCGAGTCTCAATTCCGATTGCGAGAGCCGAATTGACCCTGCACTTTGCAGAAGTCGGACGGCTCCGCGGGTTTCCAGCGCGGGCGGAACGGGTTCACGTCAATGGAGGAGTACATGGCGGTTACGCTCTACCGGATGCGCAGCGGCAAGGTGCACAGCTTCAACCGTATGGCGTACGGGATCGAGAATACCAGTCTCATTCCCGCGACACCGGCCGCGGATGGCAGCAAGCGACGCTATCTGTTCAGTGAGGACGGCGTTGGCATCTACCCGGTGCTCATTCGCGGTGATTCTTCAAAGGAGATCGTGGCCTGGCTGGCGCAAGCCAAGGGGGTGCGGTTCACGATCAAGGGCCGTGAGATCGTCGAGGATGAGGACGATTTTGATGCCATGCTGACGCGGGAGCTGGAGGAGAAAACCGGCGCCTACAGCTACAAGGCCACGAACACCATGGAAGGGTTCACCATCTGCTGCAAATGGCACATGCATCGCACCACCAGCAAGGCCATCGAGATTCACGACGGCGGCATGGACGCCTTCAAGAGCATGGCGTTGTTCACCGGCGGCATGCTCGGTGGGGGCATCAGCAATCTCGTCAGCCCCGCGTCGTCCGGTGTGCCGTCGAACGCCAAGGTGGGCATCGAAGTCACCAAAGGCCTCGTGGGCTCGGCGCCTGATGTCTATGACATCGGCAGCACGCTCAAGGGCGGCGGTGGTGGCAAGTCGGACGTCGGCTTCATGGTGTCGTACTTGCCGCTCAAGGGGGGTACCAACACCGGCAAGAGCAGCATCGCGGCGCGGAGTCTCGCGCGCATTGCCGACCGCATCTGGCCCGGCTGAACGCGGCCTTCGCCAGGTACGGCACCAGGTACATTGCCAGGTTCATCACAGCACAGCAGCGCGCCCCGGGGACCAGCAAGGTTCCCGGGGCGCGCTGTCTTGTGGTGCATCGTTTCCGGTGGCTGACCGGAATGTGTGGCCGGAACGTGTCAGGACACGCGTCAGGAGCGGTTGAGACGCCGGAGGAATCGCAGACCCAGCGCAATGAGCACCAGCGCGATGCCCAGCCAGCGCAGCCACTCCTGCCCCGTGCGCTGAGCCATGGTGAAGGCCACCACGCCCCCCACAATGAGCACGAGCCGAAGACGGAGAATCACCGCGCGATCAGCCCGCGTAGGCCGGAAGGCCGGCCGCCGATGCTTCCGCATCGGGAACGGTGATCACCAGGCGCAACAACGCCGTGGAGTACACCTTGCCCTGTGCATCGGTCTTGAGTGACAGCGTGCCACCGCCATCGAGCGCACCATGCAGCAGAAAGTTGAGCGCCCCGAGATTGGGCAACTCGAAGCGCACCACGTCACCCGTGATCTGGCCGGCGAAGTGCGCGGCCACGGCATCACGCGTCACGTAGCGATCGAGGATGGGATACCACGCCGGCTTGAGGGCAATGAGGCCCACGTTGGCGGTGTCTCCCTTGTCGCCGCTGCGGGCGTGGGCGATGTCCAGCAATCGAACCTGCATGCTCACTCCACGATGGTGACAGCGGTGGACACGGCGCGCTTGTCGAGCAGCGCGGGCCAGTAGGCCACGATTTCTTCAACCTTGGGGCGACCACCGGCAAAGCCGGTCACACTCGGCGGACCGTTGAGCACGAGTGGCGCAATCTCGCGCGTAAAGCGCTCGACGGCCGCGCGGTCGCTGCCACGCACGCCAATGCGATACTGCACTTCCGGCGCCTCACGTCCATCACCCGCCAACGGACCATGCGTGGCCGTGGCACCAACGAACTCGCTCAACACCTGATCGAACTTGAGACCGAGGTTGTCGAGACGCTCACGCAGTACGCGGTCGGCCAGCTGCGCCTTCTCCATGGCGTCGGGCCAGGAGTACACCAGCGTGCCCACGGCCTTGTAGCCCGAGCGATAGGCAATGGACACCTTGAGGAAGGGCGTCGGCGGCCCACCGGTGATACCGTGCACCCGCACCCGATTCTCACCGGCGTCTTCGAGACGGATGCTGGTGAAATCGGCCACCACGTCGGGCGTGATGTACGCGTTCGGATCGCCCATTTCGTACACCAGCTGCTCCGTCACGCTGGGCACACTCACGCGGCCGCCGGTGTTGGCGTGCTTGGTGATGACAAACGTGCCATCGGCCTGCGCCTCGGCAATGGGATAGCCGACGTTGGCCAGATCGGGGATGTTGCGCCAGTCGTGCAGGCAGTTGCCGCCCGAGCACTGCGCGCCACACTCGAGAATGTGGCCGGCCACAATTCCTGCCGCGAGCCGGTTCCAGTCGTCGGCGGCCCACCCGAACTCGTGACGCAGCGGCGCCATGGTGAGCGCGGTGTCGGTGCTGCGACCGGTGACCACGACGTTGGCGCCCTGCTGCAGCGCCTCCACGATTGGCGTAGAGCCGATGTACGCGTTGGCCGAGAGCACGCGGTCACGGATGTTCGCGAGCGGCTCGTTGGTGTCCATGTTGCGCAGCTCGTGACCCGCCGCGAGCAGCTCATCGAGGCGATCGAGAATGTCGTCGCCGGTGACCACGCCGATGCGAATCTTGCCACGCACGCCATGCTTGCTGGCCGCTTCGAGGACGGCGTCGGCGCAGGCCATCGGGTTCACCCCACCAGCGTTGGCAATGACCTTCACGCCGCGCTCGGCCACGGCCGGAAACACACTCTCCATCGCGCCAATGAAGTCCCGCGCGTATCCCATGCGGGGATCGCGCTCCTTCTGCTTCTGCACGATGGACATGGTGACTTCCGCGAGGTAGTCCAGCATCAGGTAGTCCACCTGACCGCCTTCCACCTGACGGCGGGGGGCTTCCAGCCAGTCCCCCCAGAATCCCTGTCCGCTGGCCACGCGCACGACGCGCGACCCGTTCTGTTGCGACTCCGACATCACGAAGCTCCGAAGGTGGGCATGGGCGGCAGCACAAAGGCGCCAAGGTGCGGTCCGTGATTCTGGCTGGCCGCGCGCAGCGCGAGCGCCAACAGATCCCGCGTATCTTCCGGGTACACGATGGCGTCGACAAAGCCGCGCGCCGCCGCGTACCGCGCATCGAGCTGGGTTTCGTAGTCCGCGCGCATCTGTTCAACCGCTTCCAGCACTTCCGGCGCCGGCGTGGTACCGGCCTTCTTGGCCGCGTCGAGCGCCGGACCGTGCACGGCCTGTACAGCGGCTTCGCCTTCCATCACGGCCATGCGACCCGTGGGCCACGACAGGATGAAGTCGGGATCGAAGCCCTGCCCGGCCATGGCATAGTAGCCCGCGCCGCTGGCGTGGTTGACCGTGAGCACGATTTTGGGGACGCGGGCGCAGGCCATGGCCTCCACGAAATGTGCGCCCGCGCGAATGATGCCTTCGTGCTCCGCGTCCGGCCCGACCATGAAGCCCGACACGTCCTGCACAAAGAGCAACGGGATGCCCTGCTTGTCGCAGCGCTCGATGAAGTAGGCCACCTTCTCGGCGCTTTCGGCGTAGATGATGCCGCCGAAACGCGGACGTTCACCGGGCCGTCCCTTGATGAGGCCACGCTGATTGGCGATCACGCCAACGGGGATGCCTTCGATGCGCGCATCGCCGCAGATCATCTCCTTGGCGAGGTTGGGCTGGAACTCGTCAAGTTTGCCCTCGTCGAGCACCGCGCGCAGCAGCGCGTGCATGTCGTAGGACATGCGGTGATCGGCGGGCAGCAGGTCATAGAGTGACGTGGGCGGTTCGGCAGGCGGGCGCCACGCCGAGGCCACCGCGCGCGACGGCGCGGGCAGTCGGGACACCAGCTCACGCAGCTTGTCGAGGCAGGCCGGATCGTCGTCGAGCGCATAGTGCGCCACACCCGAGACTTCGGTGTGTGTCACGGCGCCGCCGAGCGTTTCGCCATCCACGGTCTGCCCCGTGGCGCCCTTCACAAGATTCGGGCCGCCGAGGCCCATGAAGGACGTGCCCTTCACCATCAGGATGACATCGCTGAGCGCCGGCAGATATGCACCGCCCGCCACACACTGTCCCATCACGGCCGCGAACTGCGGAATGCGCAGATACCGGCGCATGATGGAGTTGTAGTAGAAAATGCGGGCCGCGCCGTACTGTCCCGGAAACACGCCGCCCTGATAGGGCAGATTCACGCCCGCCGAGTCGACGAGGTAAATGATCGGGATGCGGCAGCGCATCGCCACTTCCTGGGCGCGCAGCGTCTTCGTGATGGTCTCGGGCCACCACGAACCGGCCTTCACGGTGGCATCGTTGGCCACCACGACCACTTCCCGACCTTCAACCACGGCAATGCCCGTGATGACGCCGGCGCCAGGCGCCTGCCCATCATACTTGTCGTGGGCCACCAGCAGGCCGATCTCGAGGAAGGGCGTGTTGGGATCGCGCAAACGGTCCACACGCTCGCGCGCCGTCAGTTTGCCGCGCTTGTGCTCCTTCGCAATCTTGTCCGGTCCCCCACCCAAACGCAGGCGGGCCTCCAACTCGCGGATTTCGTCGGCGAGTTCACGCAGGCGACCGCTCATGCGTCCTGCTGCTGGCGCGACGCGAACCACTCACGGATGTAGTCCACGAGTTCCTGCGTGCTGGTACCGGGGCCGAAGAGGCGCGCCACCCCCTGCGCCTGCAACTGGTCCATGTCCTCCTTCGGGATGATACCGCCGCCCGTGAGCAGGATGTCGTCGCGTCCTTCCTCCACGAGCAGGTCGCGTACCCGAGGGAACAGCGTCATGTGCGCGCCGGAGAGAATCGACAGGCCCACGACATCTACGTCTTCCTGAACGGCGGCCGTGGCGATCATCTCGGGGGTCTGGTGCAAGCCGGTATAGATCACTTCCATGCCGGCGTCGCGGAGCGCGGCGGCCACGACCTTGGCGCCACGATCGTGTCCATCAAGGCCGGGCTTGGCGACCAGCACGCGAATTGGTCGAGTCATCGGATCGGAGGAGCAGGAGGAAAAAGTCGGCGCCCGGCGGCCTGGGCCACTCCGGGACAGCCTTGAACTTACCTAGTGGTCTTTACGCGCCACCAGCATCATCTCGCTGGATCGGCGGGTGAGCGGCTTGGCGCTCCAGGCGTCGTAGGCGGCTTCCACCACCAGCCCCACGTCCCGGAGGCGATGCGCCAGCTCGGACGCCGTGTACAGGCGAATGCGGTGCGAGCGCTCACCATGTCCCTTGGGGCCACGCCAGGTGGACGTGATGTCGAGGAAACCCGAGAGCGGATCGAAGCGACGCTCCTGACCGAACACCGTGCCGTCGGCCGAGGACCACCAGTCGCGCGAGAGGAACTTGGCCATCACGCCGTCACGCGCCCCGCCGTGCCACACCAGCATTCCGCCCGGCTTGAGCACCCGGGCAAACTCTTCGAGCACCGTGAGGTCATCGTTCGGATCGTCAAAAAATCCGAACGAGGTAAAGAGGTTGACCACGGCATCGAAGCGGCCGCTCCAGCGCGCCGGGAGACGGCGCATGTCCCCCTGGGTGTACCGCAACTGCTTCCCGGTTCCCCGGCGCCGTGCAACCTCCAGCAGGTCCTCGGAGTAGTCGAGGCCGTCCACATCAAAGCCGGCTTCCGCCAGGAGATGCGCGTGACGACCCTGCCCGCAGGGACAATCGAGCACCCGCGCGCCTGACGGCAGCGCGAGCACGTCGATGAGGCGTGCGACCTCATGGCGGTCCTGCACGAGATCGAACAGCGGCTCGTACTCGTGCAGGTACTGCGCGTCGAACTGCGTCGCCCACCACGGCGCCGCGGCGGTTGCCCCGCCAGCCTTGGCTTTGCGAGCCGGGCTCAGAAGAACACCGGTTCGCGATAGGCGCCGAACACATCCTCGAGGGCGGCGCGAATCTCGTACAGCGTGCAGTAGGAGCGCGCGCAGTCGAGAATGCGCGGTACCACGTTCTCGCTGCCACGCGCAGCCTGACGCAGTGCGTCGAGATTGCGCTCGCAAAGGGCGTTGTCGCGTCCGGCACGCATGGCTGCCATCTTGGCGCGCTGCTCGGTCTCCGCCTCCTCACCGATGCGGAGAATCGGAATGG
The Gemmatimonas sp. UBA7669 genome window above contains:
- a CDS encoding RecQ family ATP-dependent DNA helicase; the protein is MSAAFDQARATLRQHFGYPEFRPPQVRAVQAVLSGRDALVVLPTGGGKSLCYQVPALMREGLTIVVSPLISLMKDQVEALERRGLSAAYINSTLSSNEVSDRMARARDGSLKLLYLAPERMDAGRTMQRLADIGVALLAVDEAHCISEWGHDFRPSYRRIGRIRDGLGGPQTVALTATATPDVRQDIVKQLALREPEVVVAGFDRTNLTYHVVPTRTQHDKDSTAVQWLREAEGPAIVYAPTRKAVERVTATLVRGRIRATAYHAGLDDSLRQRAQDAFMNERARVIVATSAFGMGIDKPDVRLVVHHAMPGTLEAYYQEAGRAGRDGKQSTCVLLHSYPDRFTHEFFIANAHPERSVVELVWKQMQQAADPTGFAPLTLEDLVQRVPPKVGDRKVGAALRVLMAHGLCTIEPPAPGRVFVRLLATPARITRELVGEREFDREVLRALWRAVGKRLETGASVDLDGLPPGLGGAMGLVPVLERLESQQFVTWTATGGGMRIDPRVQTGQTIPVDWALLERRRQADLGRLDAMQRYAQTRYCRRAFVLRYFGDPEARASCGACDRCLGTSNAPAALESSRPARTRTRPRA
- a CDS encoding acyl-CoA dehydrogenase; its protein translation is MDDSLYFSEQHLAVRDMVSAFAREHVAPVAAQHDEASTFPWENVKKMGELGLLGVPWSEELGGAGFDTISFMIAIEELAKVCASHSITISAHTTLGTSPIVNFGTKSQLERYVPLLASGKVLGGFGLTEEAAGSDAGGTRTTAVKKGDRYILNGSKRFITHAGVGEVFVVTAVTDPSAGTKGISSFILTKESVDVDACRVLGVGHDDTLPNMPGFKAGKKEDKLGWRASDTRELLFDNVEVPEENLLGTEGLGFINFMKTLDAGRIGIAALSLGIAQGALDESLKYASVRKQFGSAIASFQGVQFQLSDIATEIEAGRHLMYHAAWLSQNGKPFGKEAAMAKLFCSELAMRATIKAIQIHGGYGYTKDYPVERYMRDAKICEIGEGTSEIQRLVIARHLLKGLAA
- a CDS encoding cobalamin B12-binding domain-containing protein gives rise to the protein MTRPIRVLVAKPGLDGHDRGAKVVAAALRDAGMEVIYTGLHQTPEMIATAAVQEDVDVVGLSILSGAHMTLFPRVRDLLVEEGRDDILLTGGGIIPKEDMDQLQAQGVARLFGPGTSTQELVDYIREWFASRQQQDA
- a CDS encoding acyclic terpene utilization AtuA family protein encodes the protein MSESQQNGSRVVRVASGQGFWGDWLEAPRRQVEGGQVDYLMLDYLAEVTMSIVQKQKERDPRMGYARDFIGAMESVFPAVAERGVKVIANAGGVNPMACADAVLEAASKHGVRGKIRIGVVTGDDILDRLDELLAAGHELRNMDTNEPLANIRDRVLSANAYIGSTPIVEALQQGANVVVTGRSTDTALTMAPLRHEFGWAADDWNRLAAGIVAGHILECGAQCSGGNCLHDWRNIPDLANVGYPIAEAQADGTFVITKHANTGGRVSVPSVTEQLVYEMGDPNAYITPDVVADFTSIRLEDAGENRVRVHGITGGPPTPFLKVSIAYRSGYKAVGTLVYSWPDAMEKAQLADRVLRERLDNLGLKFDQVLSEFVGATATHGPLAGDGREAPEVQYRIGVRGSDRAAVERFTREIAPLVLNGPPSVTGFAGGRPKVEEIVAYWPALLDKRAVSTAVTIVE
- a CDS encoding AtuA-related protein, which produces MQVRLLDIAHARSGDKGDTANVGLIALKPAWYPILDRYVTRDAVAAHFAGQITGDVVRFELPNLGALNFLLHGALDGGGTLSLKTDAQGKVYSTALLRLVITVPDAEASAAGLPAYAG
- a CDS encoding acyl-CoA carboxylase subunit beta, which codes for MSGRLRELADEIRELEARLRLGGGPDKIAKEHKRGKLTARERVDRLRDPNTPFLEIGLLVAHDKYDGQAPGAGVITGIAVVEGREVVVVANDATVKAGSWWPETITKTLRAQEVAMRCRIPIIYLVDSAGVNLPYQGGVFPGQYGAARIFYYNSIMRRYLRIPQFAAVMGQCVAGGAYLPALSDVILMVKGTSFMGLGGPNLVKGATGQTVDGETLGGAVTHTEVSGVAHYALDDDPACLDKLRELVSRLPAPSRAVASAWRPPAEPPTSLYDLLPADHRMSYDMHALLRAVLDEGKLDEFQPNLAKEMICGDARIEGIPVGVIANQRGLIKGRPGERPRFGGIIYAESAEKVAYFIERCDKQGIPLLFVQDVSGFMVGPDAEHEGIIRAGAHFVEAMACARVPKIVLTVNHASGAGYYAMAGQGFDPDFILSWPTGRMAVMEGEAAVQAVHGPALDAAKKAGTTPAPEVLEAVEQMRADYETQLDARYAAARGFVDAIVYPEDTRDLLALALRAASQNHGPHLGAFVLPPMPTFGAS
- a CDS encoding U32 family peptidase; translation: MPRSSQVPELLAPAGTLDAVRAAVANGANAVYLGASMYNARDEGAQLSLDELEQACAIAHGRGVRVYLTFNVLIKPHELVEALRYLGECVDRGIDAAIVQDLGVVRLIQRVYPQLEVHGSTQMTIHDVAGARVMQRLGVERVVLARENTLEDIRAIRTEVPDLSLETFVHGALCISYSGQCFMSGMISERSANRGSCAQSCRKDYTLNDEITGATLDRGYLISTKDLAAHDHLEAIADLGVGCLKVEGRKKKPEYVATVTKAYRGWLDAIARGERGQAPSPDAVEPLVQIFSRGNTGGMYGGRQGREYITRTQPDNRGLPLGMVVGQEGQDLIVEVSRALAVGDGVGFEAPEEGSAASLGGSVQQVRTLSSRAGVFRQAVHVRSGPRVVRVSEGWRVVRTSDATLLAAAQASYAAVPLPTRVGLTRVDVRCFGHAGGPLKTVWQCGEHEVTVRGDVALAPASKRALDMTQLREQFGRLGETPFKLGSVDISGLAAGLFLPVSELNQLRQQATEQLLEQRSWAAMSEQAVRESQIAEQVARIEAVTVYEKGGMAASERADEPLALRAIVYDLDGARAAAAGGATEVVLDPFLRHPMPPVTRVTALRDELAAQGVGLRLRTPTIVRPEERKRLDKWLALGLPVLTGHVGLLAELAEAGVHVVGDYATNVFNQHTAAWLFELGAQRLTASIELTTAEMLDVMSPWQGRGFDVLVYGRTEGMTIEHCVLSAAFEREPTTCRDLCVQKHTNVSLTDPAGYTFAVATDSNCRNRLLHSRPIDGSEHLPALWAQGVRGYHLLFNVPGDPIEAIVRGYRQQLDALAAGESADAMAVRTLLNGEFTRGHFARAV